One segment of Desulfuromonas sp. DNA contains the following:
- a CDS encoding type III polyketide synthase — protein MSVWIQNISTMNPGRAHSQAYASEKMQSWIKDERLRRMVRILYQKSGIDQRYTVIKSFDEDSPDDFFPRDAAGQRRELSTAERNEIYRTETRPLAVDLARKALQESPGIRAEDVTHVITVSCTGFYNPGPDYYIIEELGMAPSTQRYNLGFMGCYAAFPGLHMAKQFCEANPEAVVLVMCLELCSIHLQLNERDDSLLANSLFADGAAAAIVSTREPQTGQSCYRLGEFHSTLITSGQADMAWTIGDLGFDIALSSYVPKIIGANIEEAIKPVLASRQFNLADVGTWAVHPGGKAIVDKVVESLDLDQSQVTASRHVLRQYGNMSSATILFVLKEILQRDSGEAHENVCAMAFGPGLTVEMGLLEAQRASQAGSEKAVDDIVLAAAS, from the coding sequence ATGTCGGTCTGGATCCAGAATATATCAACCATGAACCCCGGACGTGCCCATTCGCAGGCGTATGCCAGCGAAAAAATGCAGAGCTGGATAAAGGATGAGCGCCTGCGCCGGATGGTACGAATCCTCTACCAGAAATCCGGGATTGATCAACGTTACACGGTGATCAAATCTTTCGACGAGGATTCCCCCGACGATTTTTTCCCGCGCGACGCCGCTGGCCAGCGCCGCGAATTAAGTACCGCCGAGCGCAACGAAATCTATCGCACCGAGACCCGGCCGCTGGCGGTCGATCTGGCGCGCAAGGCGCTGCAGGAATCACCCGGGATCAGAGCCGAAGATGTGACCCATGTGATTACCGTATCCTGCACCGGGTTCTACAATCCCGGTCCCGATTACTACATCATCGAGGAACTGGGGATGGCGCCGTCAACGCAGCGCTACAACCTCGGCTTCATGGGGTGCTACGCCGCCTTCCCCGGCCTGCACATGGCCAAGCAGTTTTGCGAAGCCAACCCGGAGGCAGTCGTCCTGGTGATGTGCCTCGAGCTCTGTTCGATCCACCTGCAGTTAAACGAGCGTGATGATTCCCTGCTCGCCAATTCGCTGTTTGCCGATGGCGCCGCCGCGGCTATCGTCAGTACCCGCGAGCCGCAAACCGGCCAGTCGTGTTACCGGCTCGGCGAGTTCCACTCAACCCTGATCACCAGTGGCCAGGCCGACATGGCCTGGACCATCGGCGATCTCGGTTTTGATATCGCCCTGTCGAGCTATGTCCCGAAGATTATCGGCGCCAACATCGAGGAAGCGATCAAGCCGGTCCTTGCATCACGCCAGTTCAATCTTGCAGATGTCGGCACCTGGGCGGTTCACCCCGGCGGCAAGGCGATCGTTGATAAGGTGGTCGAAAGCCTCGATCTCGATCAGTCCCAGGTCACCGCCTCGCGCCATGTCCTGCGCCAATACGGCAATATGAGCAGCGCCACCATCCTGTTTGTGCTCAAAGAGATTCTGCAAAGGGATAGCGGTGAAGCGCATGAAAATGTTTGCGCTATGGCTTTCGGCCCCGGCCTGACGGTCGAAATGGGTCTGCTTGAAGCTCAACGCGCTTCCCAGGCCGGAAGTGAAAAAGCTGTAGATGACATCGTTCTGGCGGCCGCCAGTTAA